A genomic region of Catalinimonas niigatensis contains the following coding sequences:
- a CDS encoding efflux RND transporter periplasmic adaptor subunit, whose amino-acid sequence MYKPVWFLVAVALLGYGCQTSPEEEHTHGEGGHEHGAEALSYTVWTDSLELFVEFPPLIVGQLSSFAAHFTRLEDYKPVTEGSVTVSLLQEDKGIRQKVDAPSSPGIFNPALQPKQAGQAQLIFELNAPGMQERIIIDSLQVYASTEEAVENAPEQEEGEVTFLKEQAWKVKFQVQEAQKRDIHEVIKTSGQIMPVPGEERVINARTSGNVTFAGSQIVVGKPVQNGERLFNIQSAGFTENNLGTRLQQARAEFERAQADYERAQALVEDQIISRKNFQQIKASFEVAQANYNNLTQNYGSQGQQIQSPIRGFIKNILVEEGAYVNSGAPLATISQDQRLMIKGEVSQKYFQKLPQIRSANFKTTYQDQVHDLDSFNGKLLSYGKSAGGEAHYLPVYFELDNQGNLLSGSFLELYLKTQTLENVLVIPKSALMEDYGTYYVYEQISGESFSKREVLLGADDGLQVQVLEGLAPGAMIVTQGAYQVKMASMSSSVPAHGHSH is encoded by the coding sequence ATGTATAAGCCAGTATGGTTTCTGGTGGCCGTAGCCCTGTTGGGTTATGGTTGCCAGACTAGTCCAGAAGAAGAGCATACGCATGGAGAAGGTGGGCACGAACATGGTGCTGAGGCTTTATCCTATACCGTATGGACCGATAGCCTGGAGCTGTTTGTAGAATTCCCGCCTTTGATAGTAGGTCAACTCAGCTCTTTTGCCGCGCACTTTACCCGATTAGAAGATTATAAGCCGGTCACTGAAGGTTCAGTAACCGTGAGCCTGCTGCAGGAAGATAAGGGCATACGTCAAAAGGTGGATGCGCCTTCTTCACCCGGTATCTTCAACCCAGCCTTACAGCCCAAACAGGCTGGACAAGCCCAACTTATTTTTGAATTGAATGCGCCTGGTATGCAGGAGCGTATTATCATTGATTCACTGCAAGTATATGCCTCTACCGAAGAGGCTGTGGAAAATGCCCCTGAACAGGAAGAGGGAGAAGTAACTTTCTTGAAAGAGCAAGCCTGGAAAGTCAAATTTCAGGTGCAGGAGGCCCAGAAAAGAGACATCCATGAAGTGATCAAAACTTCAGGACAGATCATGCCCGTTCCAGGGGAGGAAAGAGTGATCAATGCCCGAACCAGTGGTAATGTTACTTTTGCAGGTTCTCAGATCGTAGTAGGTAAGCCTGTGCAAAATGGGGAAAGACTCTTTAACATTCAGTCTGCGGGTTTTACCGAAAACAACCTTGGCACCAGACTACAACAGGCAAGGGCTGAATTTGAACGGGCACAGGCCGATTATGAAAGAGCACAGGCATTGGTGGAAGATCAGATCATTTCAAGAAAAAACTTCCAGCAGATCAAGGCCAGTTTTGAAGTCGCTCAGGCCAATTACAATAACCTGACTCAAAATTACGGTTCCCAGGGGCAGCAGATACAGTCACCCATCCGAGGGTTTATTAAAAACATTTTGGTAGAAGAAGGAGCCTATGTCAACAGTGGTGCTCCACTGGCTACTATTTCACAAGATCAGCGGCTGATGATCAAAGGAGAAGTATCCCAAAAGTACTTTCAGAAGCTTCCCCAGATACGTTCGGCCAATTTTAAGACTACCTATCAGGATCAGGTACATGATCTGGACAGCTTTAATGGTAAGCTGCTATCCTATGGTAAGAGTGCCGGAGGAGAAGCTCATTATCTGCCGGTTTATTTTGAGCTTGACAATCAGGGTAACCTGCTTTCCGGTTCATTTCTGGAGCTTTACCTCAAAACCCAAACCTTGGAGAATGTACTGGTCATCCCCAAATCAGCACTGATGGAAGACTATGGTACCTACTATGTCTATGAGCAGATCAGCGGAGAGTCTTTCTCCAAAAGAGAAGTGCTGCTGGGTGCTGATGATGGACTACAGGTACAAGTTTTGGAAGGTTTAGCTCCGGGAGCAATGATTGTCACGCAAGGAGCCTATCAGGTCAAAATGGCTTCTATGTCTTCTTCGGTACCGGCGCATGGTCATTCCCACTAA
- a CDS encoding GDCCVxC domain-containing (seleno)protein, translated as METTLTSTITCPHCGHQKEETMPTEACEYFYECNHCHKILRPKEGDCCVYCSYGTVPCPPIQTDKKCC; from the coding sequence ATGGAGACTACCTTAACATCTACAATTACATGCCCCCATTGCGGACACCAAAAAGAGGAGACCATGCCAACTGAGGCATGCGAGTATTTTTATGAGTGTAACCACTGTCACAAAATATTAAGACCTAAAGAGGGTGACTGTTGTGTGTATTGTTCCTATGGTACTGTACCCTGTCCACCCATACAGACAGATAAAAAGTGCTGTTAA
- a CDS encoding helix-turn-helix domain-containing protein encodes MTTLHIRNMVCDRCIMVVEQLFHQTGLKPLSVSLGEVKIEEETLTQDQKAQLDSLLAKNGFERIDDKKSHLLEKIKATVIEVIHRQEHFEMHINWSLFLSEKLHYDYNYLSSLFSSVTGITLEQYIIKQKIEKVKEYLFYDELSVKEIAYRLGYSSVAHLSSQFKKITGLTPSEFKESHQTNLRKPLDNII; translated from the coding sequence ATGACTACTCTACATATCAGAAACATGGTTTGTGACCGCTGTATCATGGTGGTAGAACAGCTTTTCCATCAAACTGGATTAAAACCACTGTCAGTCAGCCTGGGAGAAGTAAAAATTGAAGAAGAAACGCTTACGCAGGATCAAAAAGCACAACTTGATAGTTTGCTCGCAAAAAATGGCTTTGAAAGGATTGATGATAAAAAAAGCCATCTGCTTGAAAAAATCAAAGCCACTGTCATTGAGGTCATTCATCGTCAGGAGCATTTTGAAATGCACATCAACTGGTCACTTTTCCTTTCCGAAAAACTCCATTATGATTACAATTATCTCAGCAGCCTTTTTTCAAGTGTGACAGGCATTACCCTGGAACAGTACATCATCAAACAAAAAATTGAAAAAGTCAAAGAATACCTCTTCTACGACGAGCTATCGGTGAAAGAAATTGCCTACAGATTAGGCTATAGTAGCGTAGCGCACCTTTCCTCACAGTTCAAAAAAATCACCGGTTTAACACCTTCTGAGTTTAAAGAATCCCACCAGACCAACTTAAGAAAACCTCTGGATAATATCATATAA
- a CDS encoding helix-turn-helix domain-containing protein, whose translation METITEINIKGMVCNRCISTIQDLLKQNGYAVQQISLGKVLFSRSVEIEKKVEVAQLLKNLGFELISDKNELLLQAIKQAIREWISASEHGLKSLKLSNYLAQKFSKNYDSIGEFFSRYEGRTIEQYFISKRLEKVKELIVYTDLPLSEIAFQTGFSSAYHLSAQFKKNTGMPPSALRTIKKEKSATIQKR comes from the coding sequence ATGGAAACAATTACTGAAATCAATATTAAAGGAATGGTATGCAATAGGTGCATATCAACCATACAGGATTTACTTAAACAAAACGGTTATGCTGTCCAACAAATCTCACTGGGCAAAGTACTTTTTAGCAGATCCGTTGAAATAGAGAAAAAAGTAGAGGTGGCCCAACTGCTTAAAAACCTGGGATTTGAGCTGATCTCTGATAAAAACGAGCTACTTTTACAAGCTATCAAACAAGCCATCCGTGAATGGATTTCAGCGAGTGAGCATGGATTAAAGTCATTGAAGCTCTCCAATTATCTTGCTCAAAAATTCAGTAAAAACTACGATTCTATAGGTGAATTCTTTTCTCGCTATGAAGGTAGGACGATAGAACAATACTTTATTTCTAAAAGATTAGAAAAAGTAAAAGAACTTATTGTCTATACTGATCTACCGCTTTCTGAGATTGCTTTTCAAACGGGTTTTAGCAGTGCGTACCACCTTTCAGCTCAATTCAAGAAAAATACGGGTATGCCTCCTTCTGCTTTGAGAACTATCAAAAAAGAGAAATCAGCCACAATACAAAAGAGATGA
- a CDS encoding heavy metal translocating P-type ATPase → MKTETTQAVPLKVEANSIIKQSFPVTGMTCAACAVSVESMLATTRGVVKAGVNFATQTAWAEYDPNQASVADLRQSVQAIGYDLIIDVDDPSQVQADLQAQHYQSLKHKLIWSAVLTLPVFIISMFFMEWEEGKWISMGLSAIVLFYFGNHFFVNAWKQARHGKANMDTLVALSTGIAFVFSVFNTFFPEFWHSRGIHAHVYYEAAVVIITFISLGKLLEEKAKSNTSSAIKKLMGLQPKTVKAWIEGEEAEIPISAVKEGYVLIVRPGEKIPVDGEVTEGQSYVDESMITGEPLAVAKSAGDKLFAGTVNQKGSFKMIAEKVGGGTVLASIIKMVQEAQGSKAPVQKLVDKIAGIFVPIVLGISIVTFVSWMILGGEDAFTHALLASVTVLVIACPCALGLATPTAIMVGVGKGAENNILIKDAESLELGHKVNAVILDKTGTITEGKPEVTAAKWLENHQQDINKSILLSMEAQSEHPLAEAVVRYLKADQVQNITISSFESLTGQGVTAISKSERYYVGNRKLIDEKNIYTDEALLEKAAQWQKEAKTVIYFTDSRKVLAIMAIADKLKATSREAITMLQKRGIEVYMLTGDNKETAAAVASQVGIKKFQAEVLPADKANFVKELQQQGKVVAMVGDGINDSHALAQADVSIAMGKGSDIAMDVAKMTLITSDLNAIPKALQLSRKTVLGIRQNLFWAFIYNLLGIPLAAGILYPINGFLLDPMIAGAAMAFSSVSVVANSLRLKAAKI, encoded by the coding sequence ATGAAAACAGAAACCACACAAGCTGTGCCTCTCAAGGTAGAGGCGAACAGCATCATAAAACAAAGTTTTCCTGTAACGGGCATGACATGTGCTGCCTGTGCTGTTAGTGTAGAATCTATGCTTGCCACTACCAGAGGCGTGGTAAAGGCTGGTGTCAACTTTGCAACCCAAACTGCCTGGGCGGAATATGATCCTAATCAGGCCAGTGTCGCTGATCTCAGACAATCCGTTCAAGCCATTGGGTATGACCTGATCATAGATGTAGATGACCCCAGCCAAGTTCAGGCAGATTTACAGGCACAGCATTACCAGTCTCTTAAACATAAGCTTATCTGGTCGGCAGTGTTAACGCTACCCGTTTTTATTATCAGCATGTTTTTTATGGAATGGGAAGAAGGGAAATGGATCTCCATGGGACTTTCCGCCATCGTCCTTTTCTACTTTGGTAATCATTTTTTTGTGAACGCCTGGAAACAGGCCCGTCATGGTAAAGCCAATATGGACACACTGGTCGCTTTAAGTACCGGGATTGCTTTTGTGTTCAGTGTTTTCAATACTTTCTTTCCTGAATTCTGGCACAGCCGAGGTATACATGCCCACGTCTATTATGAAGCAGCCGTTGTGATCATCACCTTTATTTCTTTAGGCAAGTTGCTGGAAGAAAAGGCTAAATCCAATACCTCTTCTGCCATCAAAAAGCTCATGGGGCTACAGCCCAAAACTGTAAAAGCATGGATAGAAGGTGAGGAAGCAGAAATTCCCATTTCAGCGGTAAAAGAAGGGTACGTGCTAATTGTACGACCTGGTGAAAAGATTCCTGTGGATGGAGAGGTGACAGAAGGTCAGTCTTATGTAGATGAAAGTATGATTACCGGCGAACCATTAGCTGTTGCCAAGTCGGCTGGCGATAAGCTTTTTGCCGGAACAGTCAATCAAAAAGGAAGCTTTAAGATGATTGCAGAGAAAGTTGGAGGAGGCACAGTGTTGGCAAGCATCATCAAAATGGTGCAGGAAGCTCAGGGAAGTAAAGCGCCTGTCCAGAAATTGGTAGATAAGATCGCTGGAATATTTGTTCCTATTGTTCTGGGTATTTCCATCGTCACATTTGTGAGTTGGATGATATTAGGTGGAGAAGATGCATTTACGCATGCATTGCTTGCTTCAGTAACCGTACTGGTCATTGCCTGTCCCTGTGCCCTTGGATTAGCAACTCCCACGGCCATTATGGTTGGTGTGGGAAAAGGAGCGGAAAATAACATACTGATCAAAGATGCGGAGAGCCTGGAACTTGGACATAAAGTCAATGCGGTTATTCTGGATAAGACAGGAACGATTACCGAAGGTAAACCTGAAGTGACAGCTGCGAAATGGTTAGAAAACCACCAACAGGATATAAATAAAAGCATATTGCTCAGCATGGAAGCACAAAGTGAACACCCTCTGGCAGAAGCAGTAGTGCGTTACCTCAAAGCAGATCAAGTACAGAACATAACCATCAGTTCATTTGAGAGTCTAACTGGCCAGGGTGTAACTGCAATCAGTAAAAGTGAAAGATACTATGTGGGAAACAGAAAGCTGATTGACGAAAAAAACATCTACACAGATGAAGCTTTACTGGAGAAAGCGGCTCAATGGCAGAAAGAAGCAAAGACTGTCATTTATTTCACGGATAGTCGTAAAGTTCTGGCTATCATGGCCATAGCTGATAAACTTAAAGCTACTTCCAGAGAAGCAATCACAATGCTTCAGAAGAGGGGGATTGAGGTTTATATGCTTACCGGAGATAACAAGGAAACAGCGGCTGCTGTAGCCAGCCAGGTAGGCATAAAAAAATTCCAAGCCGAGGTATTACCAGCTGATAAGGCAAATTTTGTAAAAGAACTTCAGCAGCAGGGCAAAGTAGTGGCTATGGTAGGTGATGGTATCAATGATTCACATGCTTTGGCGCAGGCCGATGTGAGTATAGCGATGGGTAAAGGATCTGATATCGCTATGGATGTTGCGAAAATGACGCTGATTACTTCTGATTTGAACGCTATTCCAAAAGCTTTGCAACTTTCACGAAAGACTGTCTTGGGAATTCGTCAGAATCTTTTTTGGGCCTTTATTTATAACCTGCTAGGTATACCGCTGGCAGCAGGTATCCTTTACCCAATAAACGGTTTTTTGCTTGATCCAATGATTGCCGGAGCTGCCATGGCTTTTAGCTCAGTTTCGGTAGTAGCCAATAGCCTGAGGCTTAAAGCTGCCAAAATTTAA
- a CDS encoding flavin reductase family protein, with protein MEYKVKIHSVVYETEDAITIRFEECPAFEGYTSGQFINIFKEHRGKMISRSYSFSSSPEVDELPAVTIKKVAGGLLSGNLIDTVRKGDELSVSQAAGRFGLQSNGLDSKHLIMIAGGSGITPLYSIIKTALIKSKEVRISLIYANKNISSVIFQNQLNKLLNQYGERFTIINFLEENTSPAQPNVYTGYISKDIIKQIINSDEALIPEVYVCGPEAIMKSVFTYLKELNVSNDRILSESYSSSVLKDNTTAVSSPKQAEVTFLKDNQSYKLRLSQDEYILQAALQEGLPLPYSCQEAMCGSCKVKVLSGKVAMSENYALTDSQLKEGYVLLCSGKATTEQLILSYR; from the coding sequence ATGGAATACAAAGTCAAAATACATAGCGTTGTCTATGAGACAGAAGATGCTATCACAATTCGTTTTGAAGAGTGTCCAGCATTTGAAGGATACACTTCCGGGCAGTTCATCAATATATTCAAAGAGCATAGAGGAAAAATGATCAGCAGATCTTATTCATTTTCATCATCACCTGAAGTAGATGAGTTGCCAGCGGTAACCATTAAAAAAGTGGCTGGAGGCTTGCTATCTGGTAATTTAATAGATACTGTCAGGAAAGGGGATGAATTATCAGTAAGTCAAGCAGCAGGACGCTTCGGTCTTCAGTCTAACGGATTAGACTCAAAACACCTGATCATGATTGCCGGAGGAAGTGGTATTACACCCCTATATTCCATAATTAAAACAGCCCTTATTAAGTCAAAGGAAGTCAGAATAAGCTTGATTTATGCCAATAAAAATATCTCTTCTGTCATCTTTCAAAATCAATTGAATAAGCTGCTGAATCAATATGGAGAACGCTTCACTATCATCAACTTTTTGGAAGAAAACACCTCCCCCGCTCAACCTAACGTCTATACTGGCTATATCAGTAAAGATATTATTAAGCAGATAATAAACAGTGATGAAGCGCTGATACCCGAAGTATATGTCTGTGGACCTGAAGCTATAATGAAATCGGTCTTCACTTATCTAAAAGAGCTGAATGTCAGCAATGATCGTATCCTTAGCGAGTCATACTCTTCATCGGTTCTTAAAGACAATACTACAGCCGTAAGTAGTCCAAAACAGGCGGAAGTCACATTTTTAAAAGATAATCAGTCTTACAAGCTCAGGCTTTCTCAAGACGAATACATTTTACAAGCTGCACTCCAAGAAGGGCTACCATTACCTTATTCCTGCCAGGAAGCGATGTGTGGGAGCTGCAAAGTAAAAGTATTGTCAGGCAAGGTAGCTATGTCTGAAAACTACGCCCTGACGGATAGTCAATTAAAAGAAGGCTATGTATTGCTTTGCTCCGGAAAGGCTACTACTGAACAGCTCATCCTTAGCTATCGCTAA
- a CDS encoding heavy-metal-associated domain-containing protein — METLKFKSNIKCTGCLQKVTPHLDSTEGIESWEVDLKNPEKVLTVQGSGITEEQVREAIQKAGYSVETIN; from the coding sequence ATGGAAACTTTAAAATTCAAATCTAACATCAAATGTACAGGTTGCCTGCAAAAGGTAACACCTCATCTTGACAGTACCGAAGGTATTGAAAGTTGGGAAGTTGATCTCAAAAATCCTGAAAAGGTACTTACCGTACAGGGAAGTGGCATCACAGAAGAACAGGTTCGTGAAGCGATACAAAAAGCCGGTTATTCTGTGGAAACCATCAACTAA
- a CDS encoding DUF3347 domain-containing protein: MMKEIIIILWAALFAGSLSAQISPIDELLDHYLEVKNALVKGDDKLASAKADQLATLLLSYDTVEEDVITLNRFIKTKDLLIKEVKSIASAKDIEKQRLALGELSSHVWALVNISKSVSKTIYYNFCTMKKMYWLSEEAAINNPFYGKSMLSCGKIEDQNID; encoded by the coding sequence ATGATGAAAGAGATCATAATCATACTGTGGGCTGCCCTGTTTGCGGGCAGCCTTTCAGCCCAGATAAGTCCGATAGATGAACTACTTGACCATTATCTGGAAGTAAAAAATGCGCTTGTCAAAGGTGATGATAAATTAGCTTCTGCCAAAGCTGATCAACTTGCCACTTTACTGCTTTCCTATGATACCGTTGAGGAGGATGTGATAACACTGAATCGCTTTATTAAAACAAAAGACCTTTTGATAAAAGAAGTAAAATCCATCGCTTCAGCCAAAGATATTGAAAAACAGAGGCTTGCCCTGGGAGAGCTTTCTTCCCACGTTTGGGCTTTGGTGAATATTTCAAAATCAGTAAGCAAAACAATTTATTATAACTTTTGCACCATGAAAAAAATGTATTGGCTGAGTGAAGAGGCAGCCATCAACAATCCCTTTTATGG